CAAAACATAACCCTGCTACGACCAATAGTATTTGTGGCAGTGATGGTTTATTTCTGATTTATACTTCGGGGACAACAGGTTTACCAAAGGCTGCGATATTTAATCATGCCCGTTTTATGAAAGCTTATGGTGGTTTCGGATATACCTTGCAACTTGATAAAGACGATATTATTTATGTTACATTGCCGCTTTATCATGCAACGGGGATGGTGGTCTGTTGGGGGGCGGCTTTGGCTGGTTATTCCGGCATTGCGTTACGGCGTAAGTTTTCGGCTTCTGCGTTCTGGAAAGATATTTCTGCGTTTCAGGCAACTGCTTTTGGTTATGTTGGGGAGTTATGCCGATATTTATTGGAGACACCCCCATCAGCATATGATAGTAATCATCGACTGACTAAAATGATTGGTAATGGTTTACGTCCTAATATCTGGATGGAGTTTAAGCAACGTTTTGGTGTGCAACAGGTGATGGAGTTCTATGCCTCATCTGAGGGAAACATTGGTTTTAGCAATGTTTTCAATTTTGATAATACCATGGGCTTTTCACCTATGCCTTATGCTGTGGTGAAATATGATGAGGTGGCTGGCGAACCGCTACGCAATCAACAAGGCCATTTAATTCGTGTTAAACGTAATGAGACAGGTCTGTTGATTGGTAAAATTACTAAAAGACCCCCTTTTGATGGTTACACAGATGCCAGTAAAAGTCAGAGTTCTATGCTTACAGATGTCTTTAAACAGGGTGATTGTTACTTTAATACAGGAGATCTGGTCAAGAATATTGGTTTTCGTCATACGCAATTTGTCGATCGTACCGGGGATACCTTTCGCTGGAAAGGTGAAAATGTCTCAACAACAGAAGTTGAAAATATCATTAGCAGTTTGCCATTTGTGCAAGATGCAGTGGTCTATGGTGTTGAAATCGCGGGGACGAATGGGCGCGCAGGGATGGTCGCAATTACACTCGCAGGCGGATCTGCTATCGACAAGATAAAATTAAGCGTGCTGTTAAACCATTTAAAAGACAATTTGCCGAACTATGCGGTCCCACTTTTTGTTCGTATTCGGCAAAATGTGGAAACGACGGCAACATTTAAATATCAGAAGCATAGTTTAAAACAAGAGGCTTTTAATCCTGAAAAAGTGGGCAATGATAGATTGTTTGTGCTATTGCCCAAAGCTCTCCATTTTTCCCCTATAGATCATGTAATCTATGATGCAATTCATCAGGGTGACTATCGTTTTTAATCAATAAGACTCAACTTTAGAACAACCAATTTATTTTCTAATTGGAAGCGTTGGATAAAAATTAAATATTGCTCACGCAATTTTAGAGGGCGTATACGCTACTACGCCCTCGACCCATATTGACTTATTTAAACTGGATTGAACCATTGGCACTGACCGTGATTTTTGATTCACCTGCAGCCATGTCCTGTGCTGGTGCAGCTTCAGCCATTGCAAACTTGGCCATTCCACCACGCATCA
The DNA window shown above is from Acinetobacter colistiniresistens and carries:
- a CDS encoding long-chain-acyl-CoA synthetase; the encoded protein is MSKTNYISLNRFAYQLPFIARKLPKMLQGLLITQNSNAKSKTGLGWAVEKAAKKNPQGTAVLYQDVKLSYQEFNAWANQIANYFKAQGFRKGDVVAVLMENRPELLVLVAGLAKIGGVAALINTSQSGRVLEHSINLVKPRAAIVGQEMYEVLAQSQHNIELTQAAIYWVADADTRIDVGCEPENTQNLMRLIRNSAKHNPATTNSICGSDGLFLIYTSGTTGLPKAAIFNHARFMKAYGGFGYTLQLDKDDIIYVTLPLYHATGMVVCWGAALAGYSGIALRRKFSASAFWKDISAFQATAFGYVGELCRYLLETPPSAYDSNHRLTKMIGNGLRPNIWMEFKQRFGVQQVMEFYASSEGNIGFSNVFNFDNTMGFSPMPYAVVKYDEVAGEPLRNQQGHLIRVKRNETGLLIGKITKRPPFDGYTDASKSQSSMLTDVFKQGDCYFNTGDLVKNIGFRHTQFVDRTGDTFRWKGENVSTTEVENIISSLPFVQDAVVYGVEIAGTNGRAGMVAITLAGGSAIDKIKLSVLLNHLKDNLPNYAVPLFVRIRQNVETTATFKYQKHSLKQEAFNPEKVGNDRLFVLLPKALHFSPIDHVIYDAIHQGDYRF